GTGCCGACCCTCCGTTGTTTGATCCGAATCGTCAACGACGCAGCGGATGCTTTCCCAACCAGCGAGATTTCACATGACTGCTTCCCCCGATGAGCCTCGCCAGATTCCGCAGCTCAGCATTGAGCAGGCCGTGTCGCGGGGAATCCGGCTGCGCTGCCCGATCTGTGCGAAAGGCCGGCTGTTCCGCGGCTGGTTCCGGATGCATTCGGAATGCGAAAACTGCGGCTTCACGTTTGAGCGTGCTCCCGGATACTTCCTGGGATCCACCTACATCAACTACGCTGTGACCGCGGGCCTGTCGACGGCAGCATTCGTGGTCCTGCGGTTCGTGTACCGAGTTCCCAAAGAATTCCTGCTGCCCGTGTTGCTGTCGTTTTGCGTCGTGTTTCCGCTGGTTTTCTTTCGATTTGCCCGGTCTCTGTGGCTGTCGCTGGACTGCTTTTTCGACCGGACCGGAGCGTCGGAGGCTTCGACCGTGCGACGACGAGAGGGATCCCGAACAGAAGTTTCGAATAACGGCGGCTGAGACCTTGACAGCCAATTCCCCGTCGATAAACTTCCCCGCTCGCCTGAACTCAGGCGCACCGCTTTGGTTACGTCCAGTCGAACGCGACTGAAGGGCTCCGGCCACGTATCCAGCGCGTCGATCTTTGACAATTTGGCAGAGAATGTGAGTCTGTGAGTTTTGGCTAACGGAGCTGGTTGGCCGTTCTTTGACCGGAACGGCAAACAGGTATCACTCTTTTCTT
This sequence is a window from Planctomycetaceae bacterium. Protein-coding genes within it:
- a CDS encoding DUF983 domain-containing protein, whose protein sequence is MTASPDEPRQIPQLSIEQAVSRGIRLRCPICAKGRLFRGWFRMHSECENCGFTFERAPGYFLGSTYINYAVTAGLSTAAFVVLRFVYRVPKEFLLPVLLSFCVVFPLVFFRFARSLWLSLDCFFDRTGASEASTVRRREGSRTEVSNNGG